The Osmerus eperlanus chromosome 25, fOsmEpe2.1, whole genome shotgun sequence DNA window TCCTTGAACTGTGAGAGTGTAACAAACTGAATTAAACCATGAGTGCAGAGAACTATACATCTGAATCTGGGTAAATTTACCAGAATCCGTTTTACCGTGCAAATCAAAAGAAGCTGGCCAATCTGCAGACAAAAGCATATTAATAATACGACTACTCACCAACCAAATTATACAAAACATCAACCATCAACTATAAAGCCAAGACAACAGCAAACAGATCGATATTCCATTTCGTACCCGATGAAAAGTTAAAATAGCTGAAGCAGACCACGACTAATCCTACTGCTCTCCAAATAAAAGAGAACTGCAGCTGAAACTTGGAGTGACCTTGAAATGTTCACCATCCCGTTACAAAAATGAGTCCATAGTGGTTGTCAGCggttacgggggggggggggggggggcgcgcagAGTTTTCAGTGTGTCGaagcctcctcctgctgcttttGTGGTTTCAGTTTAAGTGCTGTACGGAGGGACGCAACAGGAGGTCCACGCTGGTCTCTCTCACGCTGGTCTCTCTCGCTCGCATATCTCTGCGTCGGCCCTGTAGTTACCATCCCCTGACGGGGCACCAGACACCAATACACCGTGGGTATAGACAGGGGAACAGTGCTACACGTGACCCTTCTCTAGGAGATCTTCACTTCTATTGCCATTTCACAAGGATGCATAAATAATTTGATGGTGGATAGGTGGGGCGTTGAGTGTAACGAGtgactgcactgtgtgtgtgtgtgtgtggtcagtgacGGGTGGGGCTGGCTTGCAGTGAGGCCTACACATCCACAGTGCACAGGGGCTCGCTCCCAGGCTGAGCTGACTCCATGATGGTCATCTTGGGCTTCTTTCTCGTTTCCTCCTGAGGCATGAGACAAGGGCGTCGTTAGCAGAAGGAACAGCCCCATCTAAAAGAGTGTGTACCTTGAGGGGTTAacagaccgccccccccccccccccccccccccccccctgccacaaCAAAGTCAGGCAGAGGCCAGGACCTCCTCGGACACGCCGCTATTGCTTTCTCACTCACCCTTTCCTTGGCCAGCTTCTTCATCTCTTCTTGCAGTTTGTTCAGGATGTGAAGGTTTGGCTTGTTCTTTTTGGCATACTGCTGCAGCTCAATCACGCTCTTGTCTGAATTCTCCTACAGGCACGAAACAAACCCAGATCAGGCCTTCGGTTAACAGCAGAAACAAGCACATTATGACCGGATTCGTCCGAGTTCTCATCTAGCCGAGTCCCTCCCCTGGCCTGGCCGGTGTGGTCTGGTGTCGGGGAGGGGCTGTGCGGAGGCCGTTACCTTCTTCACCATCTTATTGCTCTCTCGGCCGTACATGCGCAGTAGGGAGCCCCAGTTCTTGACGTGGGGGTGGAGCATCTGCAGGATCTTCTGGGAGGCCAGCTGTTTCCCCACACGCTTGTTCTTGCCTGGAGACGCCCCGACAAGGAGCAACAGAGCATCAGCTCCCGGCTGAAACTGCTTTCGATAGGGTAGATCAGCCAGGGATggtggtgtgtttgcgtgtggtgGAGTTGTGCTACTTACACCACCCTCGCACGGTGTGTTTGCCACACGTCATGACGTATTCGCTCTTCTGGTTCTTGCCAGGGATCACCTCAAACTGGATGCTGGTGTCGCCCATCCCATGGTTTCTGCAGGGACACGAGCCACGGGGTCACGACTGAGTTGACCATGATGTGGGTTTACTGTGAGTGTTTTACAGGATGTGGGTTTACTATGACATGAGTTTACCATGATGTGGGTTTACTGTGAGTGTTTTACAGGATGTGGGTTTACCATGACATGAGTTTACAATGTTTACCATGATGTGGGTTTACTATGACATCAGTTTACAATGATATCGATTAACTATATCATAGTAAAAGCCATGGATTTCCTGAAGACATTTCTAACCCGTGTCATGCGTCTTACCTCTTAAGGCACTCATGCAGAATCTGATATGGTGAGAGCAAGCCTGCTTTATTAGTCAGCTCGTACACCCTCGAATCTTCAATACTGATATGATTAAAAtactggaaggagagagaaattcATAAATAGTAAGTAGTCAATGTATCCCTTGTCCCAGTAGGGTCACTTATTATAGATCGGAACTGGAAAATGATTACAACTTTAAAACGATTATTCAAGTTAAATCTCTCTAGCTCGTGGGTTGCCAGGTACCTCCAGTTCATCCCCCTCTGTGGGCTTCTCTTCGGACGTCTGCTTCACAAAGTCAGGGATGAGGATCTCCAGTGTGGCTCGAGCTGAGGGTGAGACCATCAGCACACGTCAGACCCAGGGCCTCAGCGGGAATGAACACTGCCACTGAGGTTCACTATGGCAGACAGCCCTGTGCATTTTGCGTCTTCAAACGTCCTAAATGGCCGTGGGCCAGGTATTAGGGATAATTCGCAGTGGTACACTGTAGTGAGAGCTAAACTTTGTGTATCTCAGCAGACTAGCATGGGTGGAGGGAACGTTCGGGGCAGGCTCCTGTTGTACTTCCTATACGCTCCATTGCCTTTTTCatttagcgtctgctaaacgtaTACAATATTAAAAAAGGGAAGTTACCAGCTTTATTCTTGGCCAGTTTTTTACTGCTGGCAGTTCCTGTTCCGTAGGTCACTCCATCGATGATGACCGACGCTCCGAAAGGCTCACTTGGATTCTCTGGAGGAAGCGAACAGGCACACAGTTCTCACGCTAGAGCTCAACGTCACATATACTCGTTGCTGAAATTGAAGACATGTTAGAATAGGGAATCGACTGACTTACCACATTCAAAAAAGTTGTAAACAGGGCGGACCTTAAGGACGCGTTGCATATATTCATGTAGGATGCAAACTTCGGACTTCCCGTTAGGGTTGATGACAAACTCTGGGAAACGAAAGCAGAGCAGATTAGACGTGGGCGAGATGGAACGCGGTTCGTTTGCCGCCCGCCGGGTGCCGTCAGCGCACCTTTCTTGGTGGGGGCGTCCTGGACGGACAAAGTGATGAGCTTCTGGTTGGCAGGCAGGATGGGCCGCTCCGACTCGGCCTGCTTCCTCTTCATGTCCCGGTTGAACTGGCGGCGCTCGGCCCAGGTCCGGAACTTCTTCACGGTCACCTGCTCAAAGTCGAAACACTTCTCCAGGTAGCTGCGGAACTCGTCGATGTCTGGGTCGAACACGGAGAGAGAGGCATGTTAAGTCACCCCCAATCTAACCTTCACACTCAAGTCAGGTTGTTGCCTTTTTAAAAGTATTTAACCAAGACTATTGGATCAATCGTTGAAACAGAATCGCTTAAACTTACCTATCGACTCATCTTTGCACACCTCCACCTTGGCTTTGACCTGGCCCAGGGCCCCCTGGGCAGTCTCCCACCCCTGGGGCCCCTTGGGCTTGGGGCGGGCGTCCGGGGCCGGCTCCGTGCCTGGGCCCtcgccctccttctcctccgggCCGGCGGCCGGCGCGGGGGTCTCCTCCTGGGCCGTGGAGTCGGGCTCGTCCGGCCTCTCCACCGAGTCGGCCTCCTCGCCGGGCTTCGCCGGGGACACCTCGGCGGCGGGGGTCACCTCGCCGTTCAGGTCGCGCTCCTCCTGGTTCTTCATCTTCCTGTAGTGCAGGCAGGGAATGCTGCTGGTGGGAGGGTCGTGTTTCTGGGGAGCACAccgcaggggaggggagaggcatcAAAGGAACAGGAGAACACAGCTTCTGTTCGCGGTCCGGATCTCAGGCACAAGTCCCGAACCACGAGAAGAACAACCCTGATGTGATGCGATGGGTTAAAAAAAGGTGGCGTTTTTGAATGCGCGTCTTTACCCGTATGCTCCCAGTCCCCAGGAAGTAGGGCCTGGACCAGCTGACCACCCTGGTCTCCCTGTGGAGGTAAACTGGAATGCCCGAGTTATGGAATGTCATGATCCAgccatccgggaggggctcagtgGGGGGGCGTCCACGACCTGGGAACCACAATCACGTTAGTCTCCACCCACCACACAGAATGCACTCATGGTTTCAGCGGTAACATGGATATTAATGTAAccttaaatgtaaaaaaaaaaaaaaaagtgtcccgTTTGTGAACTTGACAGAGTTCGTCAGACAGTGCCGAAGCATTGCCGCCTCGCGCCAGAGCCCAGTGACCTGCTGCCCGCCACTCACTCTTCAGGACTGTTTTGATCTTGGTCATCATGGGCTGAACGCCCTCCCCGTCAGACGGGTGGTCGCGGTCGCTGTCCCCGCCGTACTTGTCCTCGGCCAGGCGCATCTTCTTGGGCACGGGCATGCCCTCTTCCAGCAGGGCATCGACGTCATTGTCAAAGTCCTCCTGGAAGACAGAGCcattgagggtgggggggggaagagagagaggaggaggagggggggacatcCCTAGGTttgagcgtttgtgtgtgctctGAGGTACTGCAGGAGGGGAACAACAGGATCTGAGAACATGGCCGAGAGCATCTAGAAGGGTGTACTGTGGTGATGCTGGGGGGGTGCTGATTATGTTCAACGGATGTGATGCTCCAGCCACACCGGCAGGGGGGCCCCTGCTCACATACCTCGTACGAGTAGTTCAGGCCTTCGTCATCCGCCTGCTCCTGCTGAATTATCACCTCAGACCTGAACCCGCCCGGGTCTCCGTAGTCGGGGTCCAGGAAGTTCTCGCTGAAGTCCTCCAGCTCGTCGAGGACGGCGAACTCCACGTTGTTCTCCaggtctgcctccacctcctcccctcctcctcccctgcctgggCAACCCGCTAAGTTCCCCACACCCGAGACACCCTCCACAGGCCCCGGCTCTGTGGCGTCATGCAACCCCCCGTTCACCCTCTCTGCGccggcctcccctcctccctcctgacccACGCCTGTGTAGAGCACCTTCCTGTCTTTGCTGTTGCAGGTCTCCGCGAAGCTCACGCTGATCTTAACGTCTCGGAGCAACTTGAGGTCAGGGAGGAACTTGGTGACGGGGGGAGCGTGACGGGCTgttctggggcagggggggttggggtcgcCGTCGTCGGACGGTTGGCTACAGAAGGACAAGGAGCCCTTGGTGAGGAGCTGAAGCTGCTGTTCTGCCCCTGCCGGGTTTAGGGGGTGTCCATCACCACCAGAGCTAACGTCCATTTCCTCTGCGTCACTGGACGTTTgcaggggaggtggtggaggtgcatTACCATTAAGGCTGTCCTTGTTTGAATCGGGGGGTTCCAAAGGAAGGGGGGGTAACACATCATCTATCTCCATTATGACTGGCTAACGGCTGACAAACCAAATATAAATGCTCTAAGCGCTGACCCTGACTGCACAATCTACTTCTAATTACCTTTCAGGCAAAACACATGCAGAAGCACATCAAACGAAAGCCCACGTCCCTGTATTGACCAAGTACCAGTCTTGAATACGTTAAGCTGACTACATTGTTCTTTTCATTAATGTAGACAGCTTTTTAGAATCACTGTCTCAATTATTGGAAATCACAATGCATTCAGCTTATATGTTGCTTGAGTCTAGgatctgctcatcctcctccgtcGTATCTGCCCtatgaaacaaaaaaacaccaaaaacaattgaatacttCAAAATAATTTGAGTCAACTAATACTTGATCGTGGTTGAGTTGATAAGGAAAATATGTCGGTAGTTGACAACCGAGTGCACAAATTGCGGCTTCACGTAGCCAATTATCTTAAAGATTAATAGTGCCACCAGCTAGTTATGTGTCGACTATAAGAATAACgtgttgctagctagctagctaacgactGAATGGAACTGACTCATTGTCTGTTAGCTCAATAATCACCtgttagctagactagctagctactagACGTAGGCTACGGATTGACAGCTGAGTCCATCTTTAACAGGTTATTTGATTGCATTTCAAATATAACACTTGCTATTACAGACAGCATACAAGTACAATCTAGACTTAGTCCGCTAGCTGGCTAGTTACTGTAGCTAATTGGTAGCGAGCAACTTGCTAGCTAGCCAACTTAAAAAGAtagagctagctacagtagctagcgttCTTCTTCTGTCTGGCTAGTGGAAGTTCGTCGTTCTCCTACAACCATGCAAGCAAATCAACTGTTCGCAAATTTAAGTATTAAAGCTGGCTGTGTGAAATCAGATGCTATATTTCGATACTCACCAACAGAATAGCTTATGATCTTCCAGTCTAATCAGCTAACAGACATAATTTTAAGATAACACTGCACACAGCTCAATTCCTTGCTCCGCCATCTTGCAGACAGCTGCAATCAGCACACATAAACCCCTCCCCAACCCATACCGGCTTTTTCGAGATTGACACATCATGAATCCAATTACTATTTAGTTCTTCACAAACAGACCAACCATCAGTCCGCAAAGGCGGGTTTCTCTCCAGGACGAAATACTGCGGGAATAACCAGACCAATCAAACCTCAGAACTTCCACCAACTGACCAATTAAATGGGAAGTGGTAAATTGAGTGCAGTCCTCCAGACAGCCGGTAGAGGCTTAAAGTATAACATTTTTACTGTCAGTACTCAGTCACATACATTGATTAAAATACTTTATTCACGAGTGAAATCAAGAAAACTGTGACAGATTCATGTAAACCTGAGCCAATAAGAACACTCAGGAAGTAGAATCATCGTTGAATCATACATCGAAAAGAGTCATTCATTCAAAAGAGGGATTCGGATGGCTCATTGCAAAGATTAGATTGACTGGGGTAAGTGGTGTGCAGGATCTAATTTCCAGCAAGGCAAAACACTCACCTAAAGCAATACAAAAGgcaggaaaagaaaaaagaaaacaataagGATATCATTTTAGATTAGATGGTGATAGCTTAACGTACCATTGTTCTGTCAAATGGCTGTTCTTTGGCAATAAACATTTTAATGCACACACATCAAAATAACATCAAGTCCTTATTATAAATTAAACAATAGCTCTCAGACCATGAGTCTATAATCAAGGAAAAACAACTCAATGTAATAGTCACTTCACACTTGCCATATGTTCAAGCGGAAATAACTCCCAAAACATTAAAACGTGCAATTAATCTCTTTCCAATAAAAAGGTGTGCTAATTAAAAACACCACTCACACCTACGTCGGTTCCAATAGAAAACAAAATTGTTGTCATTGTCGAGGGAGTATGGCTGACTGGAAGGAGGAAAGCGATGGGATGAAGAAAGGCACAGAGTAGGGTTCCCCCGGCGGTCTTCAGTCCTCCTGGAGTTTGAACTGGAAAGTGTTTGTACTCCATTGGCTGACGTCACAGTTTAACATGGTGCGCTCGGTGAAGGTCACATTCCCGGCTGCATCCACAAGGATGATGGTATTGGCCCTGGTGCAGACAGacaaaaacaagacaaaacGTATAAGGAGAAGCATCATAGGCTCGTGGAGCGTCCCCATTGGTGATGCCGAGGACGGCTGTCCAATCAGGCGGAGGCAGGGTTGTTGCACGCTAAGCTCATGTTCACCAGAGGCTGTGCGATCTGACACCCAGGGGGTGGTCAGCCTGGAAGTCGGGGCCAGCCGTGGAAATGGGGCCAAGCTAACTGGATTGTGGAGGAGGACTCTGACCTTGTTCCGTAAGAgggcgagcgcacacacacggcAGACAGGGCCTGGAGCATGCGCCCGCTGTAGCCTTCCCCCTGGCTCTCCTGCGCCGGGTCAGGGCTGTTCCTGTGGAAGACACCCACCCACCAAGTTAATAACCACAACTAAagtaatgggagtcaggtggctgag harbors:
- the dgcr8 gene encoding microprocessor complex subunit DGCR8; its protein translation is MEIDDVLPPLPLEPPDSNKDSLNGNAPPPPPLQTSSDAEEMDVSSGGDGHPLNPAGAEQQLQLLTKGSLSFCSQPSDDGDPNPPCPRTARHAPPVTKFLPDLKLLRDVKISVSFAETCNSKDRKVLYTGVGQEGGGEAGAERVNGGLHDATEPGPVEGVSGVGNLAGCPGRGGGGEEVEADLENNVEFAVLDELEDFSENFLDPDYGDPGGFRSEVIIQQEQADDEGLNYSYEEDFDNDVDALLEEGMPVPKKMRLAEDKYGGDSDRDHPSDGEGVQPMMTKIKTVLKSRGRPPTEPLPDGWIMTFHNSGIPVYLHRETRVVSWSRPYFLGTGSIRKHDPPTSSIPCLHYRKMKNQEERDLNGEVTPAAEVSPAKPGEEADSVERPDEPDSTAQEETPAPAAGPEEKEGEGPGTEPAPDARPKPKGPQGWETAQGALGQVKAKVEVCKDESIDIDEFRSYLEKCFDFEQVTVKKFRTWAERRQFNRDMKRKQAESERPILPANQKLITLSVQDAPTKKEFVINPNGKSEVCILHEYMQRVLKVRPVYNFFECENPSEPFGASVIIDGVTYGTGTASSKKLAKNKAARATLEILIPDFVKQTSEEKPTEGDELEYFNHISIEDSRVYELTNKAGLLSPYQILHECLKRNHGMGDTSIQFEVIPGKNQKSEYVMTCGKHTVRGWCKNKRVGKQLASQKILQMLHPHVKNWGSLLRMYGRESNKMVKKENSDKSVIELQQYAKKNKPNLHILNKLQEEMKKLAKEREETRKKPKMTIMESAQPGSEPLCTVDV